In Janibacter sp. CX7, a single genomic region encodes these proteins:
- a CDS encoding antirestriction protein ArdA gives MNTITATTPRVWIGCLACYNDGRLVGEWFAAEGAEDITLEEVHAHAGGVRWGCEELWVMDTDGLPISREMSPAEAGEWSALLAEVDEWQRDALAAWVASGDYIAEGRGDLPSLPDFEERYAGEWDTFEDYAAELFDDLGYGAEMPEHLAP, from the coding sequence ATGAACACGATCACCGCCACCACGCCGCGCGTCTGGATCGGCTGCCTGGCCTGCTACAACGACGGCCGACTCGTCGGCGAGTGGTTCGCCGCCGAGGGCGCCGAGGACATCACGCTCGAGGAGGTCCACGCCCACGCTGGCGGCGTCCGCTGGGGCTGCGAAGAACTCTGGGTAATGGACACCGACGGGCTGCCCATCTCCCGCGAGATGTCGCCCGCCGAGGCTGGCGAGTGGAGCGCCCTGCTCGCCGAGGTCGACGAGTGGCAGCGCGACGCACTGGCCGCCTGGGTCGCGTCCGGTGACTACATCGCCGAGGGTCGCGGCGACCTGCCGAGCCTGCCCGACTTCGAGGAGCGCTACGCGGGCGAGTGGGACACCTTCGAGGACTACGCCGCCGAACTCTTCGACGATCTCGGCTACGGCGCCGAGATGCCCGAGCACCTGGCTCCCTAA
- the vsr gene encoding DNA mismatch endonuclease Vsr, whose product MTPEPLTPPTPGRRSAMQQQRVKDTEPEMRLRRALTARRVGYRLHRPLLEDRRRTTDIVFMGAKVAVDVRGCFWHGCPDHCRRGSANSAWWNAKLEANIARDEDSERRLTEAGWLVIVVWEHDDPDEAAERIMTAVNARRPRREAVEEATREERLEAWERLYGR is encoded by the coding sequence ATGACGCCCGAACCGCTCACACCGCCCACCCCTGGGCGACGCAGCGCGATGCAGCAGCAGCGCGTGAAGGACACCGAGCCCGAGATGCGGCTCCGACGAGCACTGACCGCCCGACGGGTCGGTTACCGCCTGCACCGACCACTGCTCGAGGACCGGCGCCGTACGACGGACATTGTCTTCATGGGCGCCAAGGTCGCGGTCGACGTGCGGGGTTGCTTCTGGCACGGATGCCCCGACCACTGCCGACGGGGCTCCGCGAACTCGGCCTGGTGGAACGCGAAGCTCGAGGCCAACATCGCCCGCGACGAGGACAGCGAGCGTCGCCTCACTGAGGCTGGCTGGCTCGTGATCGTCGTCTGGGAGCACGACGACCCCGACGAGGCAGCCGAGCGGATCATGACCGCCGTCAATGCCCGACGACCACGGCGCGAAGCCGTCGAGGAGGCGACCCGCGAAGAGCGCCTCGAAGCCTGGGAGCGCCTCTACGGGCGCTAG
- a CDS encoding Eco29kI family restriction endonuclease, with translation MTKAYNPLDMENLGHSVENALLASTPTRMDQMQRFTGAGVYAIYYTGDESPYESLGKVNQNDAFEIPIYVGKAVPSGARRGVAVSTGGTPLFSRLNQHANSLSAATNLDIEDFYARWLVTEPIWIPLGESILIGRFAPVWNSIVDGFGNHDPGAGRRAGMVSRWDVLHPGRAWAVNFQQRNEARADIEADVHQYLAARIALP, from the coding sequence GTGACCAAGGCCTACAACCCGCTCGACATGGAGAACCTGGGGCACAGCGTCGAGAACGCGCTGCTGGCTTCCACGCCGACGCGCATGGACCAGATGCAGCGGTTCACCGGCGCGGGCGTCTACGCGATCTACTACACCGGCGACGAGTCGCCCTACGAGTCGCTCGGCAAGGTCAACCAGAACGACGCCTTCGAGATCCCGATCTACGTCGGCAAGGCCGTGCCCAGCGGCGCTCGCAGGGGTGTCGCCGTCTCCACCGGAGGGACGCCGCTCTTCTCCCGCCTCAACCAGCATGCCAACAGCCTCAGTGCCGCGACGAACCTCGACATCGAGGACTTCTACGCGCGCTGGCTGGTCACCGAGCCGATCTGGATTCCCCTCGGTGAGTCCATCCTGATCGGACGCTTCGCCCCCGTGTGGAACAGCATCGTGGACGGCTTCGGCAACCATGACCCCGGCGCCGGTCGACGAGCAGGCATGGTCTCGCGGTGGGACGTCCTCCACCCGGGGCGCGCCTGGGCGGTCAACTTCCAGCAGAGGAACGAGGCGCGCGCTGACATCGAGGCGGATGTCCACCAGTACCTCGCGGCGCGGATCGCTCTGCCCTGA
- a CDS encoding DNA cytosine methyltransferase produces the protein MRSVELFAGAGGLALGCELAGFEPQIVVEWDRWACDTVRENQALGYPLVDGWKVHEGDVRAVDWSQITEPVDLVTGGPPCQPFSMGGKHRAADDKRDMFPAAIEVIRTLSPKAFILENVRGLTRSTFANYYQYILLQLEHPEVTSREGESWFDHYQRLQAEHTNASCGEALTYKVVPTLVNAADYGVPQQRHRVFIVGFRSDLEAEWSFPDATHSYDALLHSQWITGAYWERHKVAKKNRPEMSPRVASRVASLRHVPAEELALPWRTVRDAISDLPEPTLSGSRKHHNHILQPGARSYPGHTGSHIDMPAKTLKAGGHGVPGGENMLLRVDGSIRYFSIRESARLQTFPDRYELHGAWGEAMRQLGNAVPVLLAQKVAGSVAEHIALADFRAAHAAQRSGDLRAVTA, from the coding sequence GTGCGCTCTGTAGAACTCTTCGCCGGTGCTGGCGGTCTCGCTCTGGGCTGTGAGCTCGCGGGCTTCGAGCCACAGATCGTGGTCGAGTGGGACCGATGGGCCTGCGACACCGTCCGCGAGAACCAGGCCCTGGGCTACCCGCTGGTGGATGGCTGGAAGGTCCACGAGGGCGACGTCCGGGCTGTCGACTGGTCCCAGATCACCGAGCCTGTCGATCTCGTCACCGGTGGCCCGCCGTGCCAGCCGTTCAGCATGGGCGGGAAGCACCGCGCCGCCGACGACAAGCGCGACATGTTCCCGGCGGCCATCGAGGTCATTCGGACCCTGAGCCCCAAGGCCTTCATCCTCGAGAATGTCAGAGGCTTGACCCGCTCCACGTTCGCGAACTACTACCAGTACATCCTGCTGCAGTTGGAGCACCCCGAGGTCACGAGCCGCGAGGGCGAGTCGTGGTTCGACCACTACCAGCGCCTGCAGGCTGAGCACACGAACGCCAGCTGTGGCGAGGCCCTGACCTACAAGGTCGTGCCCACTCTCGTGAACGCCGCCGACTACGGCGTTCCCCAGCAGCGCCACCGAGTCTTCATCGTCGGCTTCCGCTCCGACCTCGAGGCCGAGTGGTCCTTCCCCGACGCGACCCACTCGTACGACGCCCTGCTCCACTCCCAGTGGATCACCGGCGCTTACTGGGAGCGGCACAAGGTGGCGAAGAAGAACCGCCCCGAGATGAGCCCCCGCGTCGCCTCGCGCGTCGCGTCGCTTCGCCATGTCCCCGCCGAAGAACTCGCGCTGCCCTGGCGCACCGTCCGCGACGCGATCAGCGACCTGCCCGAGCCGACGCTCAGCGGGAGCCGGAAGCACCACAACCACATCCTGCAGCCCGGCGCTCGGTCGTACCCCGGCCACACCGGGAGCCACATCGACATGCCCGCGAAGACCCTCAAGGCTGGCGGTCACGGCGTGCCCGGCGGCGAGAACATGCTCCTGCGAGTGGATGGCTCGATCCGATACTTCTCCATCCGCGAGAGCGCTCGCCTGCAGACGTTCCCCGACCGCTACGAGCTCCACGGCGCCTGGGGCGAAGCCATGCGCCAACTCGGCAACGCGGTGCCCGTGCTCCTGGCGCAGAAGGTCGCTGGCAGCGTCGCTGAGCACATCGCCCTGGCCGACTTCCGGGCCGCCCATGCTGCCCAGCGAAGCGGCGACCTGCGAGCGGTGACCGCGTGA
- a CDS encoding Eco29kI family restriction endonuclease, whose protein sequence is MPASAHFVLSFTKAMTDQLSDLLAELEPAPLTPASLDQLERLPGVYELLQEGSDGVRRVMYVGKADRSLPDRLADHFRKISARHNIDIRDMYFVCAYVERDLHAVAPEAMLIDHRRRAGDAPWNGRVGFGPHDPGRERDTQDPPPWDLEHPIRIDDVLGFPRGEYDLTEYLYALKDALPFLFRFERVDNRRGSGHPDYEGLTVRIPADLTARELLVFPSVVLPVGWRVTILPGYAIMYKNRPRSPVTYAEYESGPGPGRRAGFLDRR, encoded by the coding sequence GTGCCAGCGTCCGCCCACTTCGTGCTCTCGTTCACGAAGGCCATGACGGATCAACTCTCCGACCTTCTCGCCGAGTTGGAGCCCGCGCCCCTGACGCCTGCTTCCCTCGACCAGCTCGAACGGCTGCCCGGCGTCTACGAGCTACTGCAGGAGGGCTCAGACGGCGTGCGGCGAGTGATGTACGTCGGGAAGGCAGACCGTTCCCTGCCTGATCGGCTCGCTGATCACTTCCGCAAGATCAGTGCCCGACACAACATCGACATTCGCGACATGTACTTCGTCTGCGCGTACGTCGAACGAGACCTGCACGCGGTCGCGCCCGAGGCCATGCTCATCGACCATCGCCGTCGCGCTGGCGACGCCCCCTGGAACGGCCGAGTCGGCTTCGGCCCTCATGACCCTGGGCGTGAGCGAGACACCCAGGATCCGCCACCTTGGGACCTCGAGCATCCCATCCGAATCGACGACGTTCTGGGATTCCCGCGAGGCGAGTACGACCTCACCGAGTACCTGTACGCCCTGAAGGACGCCCTGCCCTTCCTGTTCCGGTTCGAGAGGGTCGACAACCGACGCGGGTCCGGCCATCCGGACTACGAGGGTCTGACCGTGCGCATCCCGGCGGATCTGACGGCGCGCGAACTCCTGGTCTTCCCATCCGTCGTCCTGCCGGTCGGCTGGCGAGTCACGATCCTTCCCGGCTACGCGATCATGTACAAGAACAGGCCGCGCTCGCCCGTGACGTACGCCGAGTACGAGTCGGGACCTGGGCCGGGTCGGCGAGCCGGGTTCCTGGACCGTCGGTGA
- a CDS encoding biotin transporter BioY, with product MSTQRSTGRDLAQVAVFAGIIAVLGLIPAIAPFGNAVPITAQSLGIMLAGAILGARRGVLAVLVLLALVALGLPLLAGGRGGLAVFAGPSVGYLIGWPIAAWAVGAMTQAMGTPYRTAVGIGINVLGGVLLLNLLGVIGMVLRADLSVSAALVAAAPFVPGDLAKAVIAAVVAKGVHAAYPGLIRARRTAREDALV from the coding sequence GTGTCCACCCAGCGCTCCACCGGCCGTGATCTGGCGCAGGTCGCCGTCTTCGCCGGCATCATCGCCGTCCTCGGGCTGATCCCGGCCATCGCCCCCTTCGGCAATGCCGTCCCGATCACCGCGCAGTCGCTGGGCATCATGCTCGCCGGCGCGATCCTCGGCGCCCGCCGCGGCGTGCTGGCCGTCCTCGTCCTGCTCGCCCTCGTCGCGCTCGGCCTGCCGCTGCTCGCCGGCGGGCGCGGCGGACTGGCGGTCTTCGCCGGGCCGAGCGTCGGCTACCTGATCGGCTGGCCGATCGCGGCGTGGGCGGTCGGTGCGATGACCCAGGCGATGGGCACGCCCTATCGCACCGCCGTCGGCATCGGGATCAACGTCCTCGGCGGCGTCCTCCTGCTCAACCTCCTCGGCGTCATCGGCATGGTCCTGCGCGCCGACCTGTCCGTGAGCGCCGCACTCGTCGCCGCGGCCCCCTTCGTCCCGGGTGACCTCGCCAAGGCCGTCATCGCCGCCGTCGTGGCGAAGGGGGTGCACGCGGCCTACCCGGGTCTGATCCGCGCCCGACGCACGGCCCGAGAGGATGCCCTCGTCTGA
- a CDS encoding AMP-binding protein, whose translation MPSSEVHVLAAEDPVAAFVEADRQARLVALPTSGTSGRPRTVVRTTASWTGSFASVAGLTGTTAASRVWVPGPVTATMNLFATVHARWAGARLAPSLAEATHAHLTPTSLRRLLADGADLDGRTLVVAGDRVDEATAAAVTAAGGRLHHYYGAAELSFVAWGEHAGDLRPFPGVDVQARDGELWVRSPYVSAGYLERGHELRHEGDWVTVGDRGEVVDGRVVVHGRAGGITTAGATVRVADIEGVLRPLAHGDVVVVGLPHPDLGEVVAAAVTDAGDVQRLTSLAREHLAPAQRPRRWLHLDPLPRTRHDKVDRDAVREALEATR comes from the coding sequence ATGCCCTCGTCTGAGGTCCACGTCCTGGCCGCGGAGGACCCGGTCGCGGCCTTCGTCGAGGCCGACCGGCAGGCGCGGCTCGTCGCCCTGCCGACCTCCGGCACGTCCGGTCGCCCCCGGACCGTCGTGCGGACGACGGCGTCGTGGACCGGCTCCTTCGCCTCGGTCGCCGGGCTCACCGGCACCACCGCCGCGAGCCGGGTGTGGGTGCCCGGCCCGGTCACCGCGACGATGAACCTCTTCGCCACCGTCCACGCCCGCTGGGCCGGCGCGCGCCTCGCCCCGAGCCTCGCCGAGGCGACCCATGCGCACCTGACGCCGACCTCCCTTCGTCGGCTGCTGGCGGACGGGGCCGACCTCGACGGCCGCACCCTCGTCGTCGCCGGTGACCGGGTCGACGAGGCGACCGCCGCCGCGGTGACGGCCGCGGGTGGGCGGCTGCACCACTACTACGGGGCGGCGGAGCTGTCCTTCGTCGCGTGGGGCGAGCACGCGGGCGACCTGCGGCCCTTCCCCGGCGTCGACGTGCAGGCACGCGACGGCGAGCTGTGGGTCCGCTCCCCCTATGTCAGCGCCGGCTACCTCGAGCGGGGCCACGAGCTGAGGCACGAAGGGGATTGGGTCACCGTCGGCGACCGCGGCGAGGTCGTCGACGGTCGCGTCGTCGTGCACGGACGCGCTGGCGGGATCACGACGGCCGGCGCGACCGTGCGGGTCGCCGACATCGAGGGCGTGCTGCGTCCCCTCGCGCACGGTGACGTGGTCGTCGTCGGGCTGCCGCACCCCGACCTCGGTGAGGTCGTCGCCGCCGCCGTGACCGATGCTGGTGACGTGCAGCGCCTCACCTCCCTCGCCCGCGAGCACCTCGCGCCCGCCCAGCGGCCCCGCCGCTGGCTGCACCTCGACCCGCTCCCCCGCACCCGGCACGACAAGGTCGACCGCGACGCCGTCCGCGAGGCCCTGGAGGCGACCCGATGA
- a CDS encoding thiolase family protein: MSSPVIVAAARSAIGTAGRSLAGVTADQLAGPVLAATLARSGLAPDDVSDVVLGNCMGPGGDVARSASLAAGLPVTVPALTVDRQCASGLAAIDVAASLVRGGASAVLAGGVESVSTAPWRHWPPVDGADLVRYERAPFAPAGWDDPEMGVANDLLAQEAGVTRERQDEYAARSHARAVAARDAGAFDAEVVAVAGVTRDDRPKPTLTVDKLARLRPAFRDEGSVTAGNSCGISDGAAAVAVVDAATHERLGVPGLRILATATAGVEPNRPGRGLVPATRIALQRSGIGLDDLDAIEINEAFAGQVLACCDELGVDPLRVCAEGGALALGHPWGASGAMLVVRLFHQLAPGELGLAAIAAGGGQGVAMVVQAC; this comes from the coding sequence ATGAGCTCTCCCGTGATCGTCGCCGCGGCCCGCTCAGCCATCGGCACCGCCGGGCGCTCGCTCGCCGGGGTCACCGCCGACCAGCTCGCCGGCCCCGTCCTCGCCGCGACCCTCGCCCGCTCCGGCCTGGCACCGGATGACGTCAGCGACGTCGTGCTCGGCAACTGCATGGGCCCCGGCGGTGACGTGGCCCGCTCCGCGTCGCTGGCGGCCGGGCTGCCCGTCACCGTCCCCGCGCTCACCGTCGACCGGCAGTGCGCGAGCGGCCTGGCCGCGATCGACGTCGCCGCCTCGCTCGTGCGCGGGGGCGCCAGCGCCGTGCTCGCGGGCGGCGTGGAGTCGGTGAGCACGGCCCCGTGGCGGCACTGGCCGCCCGTCGACGGTGCCGATCTGGTGCGCTACGAACGGGCCCCCTTCGCGCCGGCGGGGTGGGACGACCCCGAGATGGGTGTAGCCAACGACCTGCTCGCGCAGGAGGCCGGCGTCACCCGCGAGCGCCAGGACGAGTACGCGGCCCGGTCGCACGCGCGGGCCGTGGCCGCCCGGGATGCGGGTGCCTTCGACGCGGAGGTCGTCGCCGTCGCCGGCGTGACCCGCGACGACCGGCCCAAGCCGACGCTCACGGTCGACAAGCTGGCGCGGCTGCGGCCGGCCTTCCGCGACGAAGGGAGCGTGACCGCCGGCAACTCCTGCGGCATCAGCGACGGCGCCGCCGCCGTCGCGGTCGTCGACGCGGCGACGCACGAGCGGCTGGGCGTGCCGGGGCTGCGCATCCTCGCCACGGCGACGGCCGGCGTCGAGCCGAACCGCCCCGGCCGCGGGCTCGTCCCCGCCACGCGGATCGCGCTGCAGCGCAGCGGGATCGGGCTCGACGACCTCGACGCCATCGAGATCAACGAGGCCTTCGCCGGGCAGGTGCTGGCGTGCTGCGACGAGCTGGGCGTCGACCCCCTTCGCGTGTGTGCCGAGGGTGGGGCGCTGGCGCTGGGCCACCCGTGGGGAGCCTCCGGGGCCATGCTCGTCGTGCGGCTCTTCCACCAGCTGGCCCCCGGCGAACTCGGCCTCGCGGCGATCGCCGCCGGCGGCGGGCAGGGAGTGGCGATGGTGGTGCAGGCATGCTGA
- a CDS encoding energy-coupling factor ABC transporter ATP-binding protein, with the protein MLIDVRDVTHGFDGGAPVLRDVTVRLTEQRVGVIGANGSGKSTFARMLNGLVVPEQGTVTLDGLDTARQGKEVRRRVGFCFTDPDAQIVMPTVAEDVAFSLRRRGLTRTEVDARVEAALAAHGLAGRGDHPAHLLSGGQKQLLALAAVLVTEPDLLVMDEPTTLLDIRNARRVAEVVRGLPQQVVLVTHHLDLLADFDRVLVFDRSRLVHDGTPADAIAHYLGLMDDDR; encoded by the coding sequence ATGCTGATCGACGTGCGCGACGTGACGCACGGCTTCGACGGGGGCGCGCCGGTGCTCCGCGACGTGACCGTGCGGCTGACCGAGCAGCGGGTCGGGGTCATCGGGGCCAACGGGTCGGGCAAGTCGACCTTCGCCCGGATGCTCAACGGACTCGTCGTGCCCGAGCAGGGCACGGTGACGCTCGACGGTCTCGACACCGCGCGGCAGGGCAAGGAGGTGCGGCGGCGGGTCGGCTTCTGCTTCACCGACCCCGACGCGCAGATCGTCATGCCGACCGTCGCCGAGGACGTCGCCTTCTCCCTCCGACGAAGGGGGCTGACCCGCACCGAGGTCGACGCCCGGGTCGAGGCGGCCCTGGCCGCCCACGGCCTCGCCGGTCGCGGCGACCACCCGGCGCACCTGCTGAGCGGCGGGCAGAAGCAGCTGCTCGCCCTGGCGGCCGTGCTCGTCACCGAGCCCGACCTGCTCGTCATGGACGAGCCGACGACGCTGCTCGACATCCGCAACGCGCGGCGGGTCGCCGAGGTCGTGCGGGGCCTGCCCCAGCAGGTCGTCCTCGTGACCCACCACCTCGACCTGCTCGCTGACTTCGACCGGGTGCTCGTCTTCGACCGCAGCCGGCTCGTGCACGACGGCACTCCCGCCGACGCGATCGCCCACTACCTCGGGCTCATGGACGACGACCGGTGA
- a CDS encoding energy-coupling factor transporter transmembrane protein EcfT codes for MIGLYREGDSLLHRLPAGAKLLALLLVGVASPFVRSPLVTGGALLVVLAGYAVARMPVRVLLQMLRPLLLVMVPLAVFQTVVAGWQRAVVIVGVLVALVLLANLVTLTTRTSELIDVVVRASGPLRRVGVNPERVGLMLQLAIRAVPQVIDLGRRVREAQHARGLAASPRAFAVPLIVGALRRADAMGDALAARGLDD; via the coding sequence GTGATCGGGCTCTACCGCGAGGGCGACTCTCTCCTGCACCGGCTGCCGGCCGGGGCGAAGCTCCTCGCGCTGCTGCTCGTGGGTGTGGCCTCCCCCTTCGTCCGCTCGCCGCTGGTCACCGGCGGCGCGCTGCTCGTCGTGCTGGCCGGCTACGCCGTGGCGCGGATGCCGGTGCGGGTGCTGCTGCAGATGCTGCGGCCGCTGCTGCTCGTCATGGTGCCGCTGGCGGTCTTCCAGACGGTCGTGGCGGGGTGGCAGCGAGCGGTCGTCATCGTCGGGGTGCTCGTCGCGCTCGTGCTGCTCGCCAACCTCGTGACGCTGACGACGCGCACGAGCGAGCTCATCGACGTCGTCGTGCGGGCGAGCGGCCCGCTGCGGCGGGTCGGGGTCAACCCCGAGCGGGTGGGCCTGATGCTGCAGCTGGCGATCCGCGCCGTGCCGCAGGTCATCGACCTGGGGCGGCGCGTGCGCGAGGCGCAGCACGCGCGGGGTCTGGCTGCCAGCCCACGCGCCTTCGCCGTGCCGCTCATCGTCGGCGCGCTGCGGCGAGCGGATGCGATGGGTGATGCGCTGGCCGCGCGGGGCCTCGACGACTGA